From Pseudomonas sp. stari2, a single genomic window includes:
- a CDS encoding MarR family winged helix-turn-helix transcriptional regulator, which yields MNELSADALKLDSQLCFKLYAASRAVIRAYKPMLDQLGLTYPQYLAMLVLWEWQEAAPEQPTVKALGERLALDSGTLTPLLKRLEQLQLVQRQRSARDEREVHLSLTPQGQALREQVGPLKDRLLCDSGVDMDRLNELRTGLDHLLGQIKALS from the coding sequence ATGAACGAACTGTCAGCCGATGCGCTGAAGCTCGACAGTCAGTTGTGCTTCAAGCTGTACGCCGCGTCCCGGGCAGTGATTCGTGCCTACAAGCCGATGCTCGATCAGCTTGGCCTGACCTACCCGCAATACCTGGCGATGCTGGTGTTGTGGGAATGGCAGGAAGCGGCGCCTGAACAACCGACCGTCAAGGCGTTGGGTGAGCGTCTGGCGCTGGATTCCGGGACGCTGACGCCACTGCTCAAGCGTCTGGAGCAACTGCAACTGGTGCAGCGCCAACGTTCGGCGCGGGACGAGCGTGAGGTTCACCTGAGCCTCACGCCTCAGGGGCAGGCGCTGCGCGAGCAAGTCGGGCCATTGAAGGACCGGTTGCTGTGCGACAGCGGCGTGGACATGGATCGGCTCAACGAACTGCGCACCGGGCTTGACCATCTGCTGGGGCAAATCAAAGCGTTGTCGTAG
- a CDS encoding thiopurine S-methyltransferase translates to MQPEFWHKKWESNQIGFHQPEVNPYLQRHWPDLSIPAQARVLVPLCGKSLDLLWLAGCGNRVLGVELSQRAVEDFFREQQLQPQLSEEGGFKVYRAGAIELWCGDFFALSASDVADCTALYDRAALIALPPPMRERYATHLQNILPAGIRGLLITLDYDQARMPGPPFAVEDAEVQRLFGGDWQVQALEEQDVLSESGKFLEAGVMRLEERVYRLTGR, encoded by the coding sequence ATGCAGCCGGAGTTTTGGCACAAGAAGTGGGAATCGAATCAGATCGGCTTTCACCAGCCCGAGGTGAACCCGTATTTACAGCGGCATTGGCCCGATCTGAGCATCCCGGCGCAGGCGCGTGTGCTGGTGCCGTTGTGCGGGAAAAGCCTGGATCTGTTGTGGCTGGCTGGGTGTGGGAATCGGGTTCTCGGCGTCGAACTGTCGCAGAGGGCTGTCGAGGATTTCTTCCGTGAGCAGCAATTGCAGCCGCAGCTCAGCGAAGAGGGCGGCTTCAAGGTTTATCGGGCCGGGGCGATCGAGTTGTGGTGCGGGGACTTCTTCGCCTTGTCCGCGAGCGATGTGGCTGATTGCACGGCTCTGTATGACCGTGCGGCGCTGATTGCCTTGCCGCCACCGATGCGTGAGCGCTACGCGACGCACTTGCAGAATATCTTGCCGGCAGGCATACGCGGTTTGCTGATCACGCTGGATTATGATCAGGCGCGAATGCCCGGGCCGCCGTTTGCGGTGGAAGATGCCGAGGTGCAGCGGCTGTTTGGTGGCGACTGGCAGGTACAGGCGCTGGAAGAACAGGACGTATTGAGCGAAAGCGGGAAGTTCCTGGAGGCAGGAGTGATGCGCCTGGAAGAGCGGGTGTACCGGTTGACTGGTCGGTAA
- a CDS encoding pyridoxal phosphate-dependent aminotransferase, with product MQFSKSNKLANVCYDIRGPVLKHAKRLEEEGHRILKLNIGNPAPFGFEAPDEILQDVIRNLPTAQGYSDSKGLFSARKAVMQYYQQKQVEGVGIEDIYLGNGVSELIVMSLQALLNNGDEVLVPAPDYPLWTAAVSLAGGNAVHYLCDEGADWFPDLADMKAKITPNTKAMVIINPNNPTGAVYSKEVLLGMLELARQHNLVVFSDEIYDKILYDDAVHICTASLAPDLLCLTFNGLSKSYRVAGFRSGWIAISGPKHNAHSYIEGIDMLANMRLCANVPSQHAIQTALGGYQSINDLVLPQGRLLEQRNRTWELLNDIPGVSCVKPMGALYAFPKIDPKICPIHNDEKFVLDLLLSEKLLVVQGTAFNWPWPDHFRVVTLPRVDDLDMAIGRIGNFLKSYRQ from the coding sequence ATGCAGTTCAGCAAATCGAACAAGCTCGCCAACGTCTGCTACGACATTCGCGGCCCAGTGCTCAAGCACGCCAAACGCCTGGAAGAGGAAGGCCATCGCATCCTCAAGCTGAACATCGGCAACCCGGCGCCCTTTGGTTTCGAAGCGCCGGACGAAATTCTCCAGGATGTGATCCGTAACCTGCCGACCGCCCAGGGCTACAGCGACTCCAAAGGCCTGTTCAGCGCCCGCAAGGCCGTGATGCAGTACTACCAGCAAAAGCAGGTAGAAGGTGTCGGCATCGAAGACATCTACCTGGGCAACGGTGTCTCCGAGCTGATCGTGATGTCGTTGCAGGCACTCCTTAACAATGGCGACGAAGTGCTGGTGCCGGCGCCGGACTATCCGCTGTGGACCGCTGCGGTGAGCCTGGCCGGCGGTAACGCGGTGCACTACCTGTGCGACGAAGGCGCCGACTGGTTCCCGGATCTGGCGGACATGAAGGCCAAGATCACCCCGAACACCAAAGCCATGGTGATCATCAACCCGAACAACCCGACCGGCGCGGTGTATTCGAAGGAAGTGTTGCTGGGCATGCTGGAACTGGCCCGCCAGCACAACCTGGTGGTGTTCTCCGACGAGATCTACGACAAGATCCTTTACGACGACGCCGTGCACATCTGCACCGCTTCGCTCGCGCCGGACCTGCTGTGCCTGACCTTCAACGGTCTGTCGAAGTCGTATCGCGTGGCGGGTTTCCGTTCCGGCTGGATCGCCATTTCCGGGCCGAAACACAACGCCCACAGCTACATCGAAGGCATCGACATGCTGGCCAACATGCGCCTGTGTGCCAACGTGCCGAGCCAGCACGCGATCCAGACCGCCCTCGGCGGCTACCAGAGCATCAACGACCTGGTGTTGCCGCAAGGTCGCCTGCTGGAACAGCGCAACCGCACTTGGGAGTTGCTCAACGACATTCCCGGTGTGAGCTGCGTGAAGCCGATGGGTGCCCTGTATGCATTCCCGAAGATCGACCCGAAGATCTGCCCGATCCACAACGACGAGAAATTCGTCCTTGACCTGCTGCTGTCCGAGAAGTTGCTGGTGGTTCAGGGTACGGCCTTCAACTGGCCGTGGCCGGATCACTTCCGCGTCGTGACCTTGCCTCGTGTCGATGACCTGGACATGGCCATCGGACGTATCGGCAACTTCCTCAAGTCCTACCGTCAGTAA
- a CDS encoding GAF domain-containing protein translates to MIDLQQSGQGLEGYGMLAAQLESLLADERDFIANAAQFSAFLFNQLDDLNWAGFYLNRNEELVLGPFQGQIACVRIPFGRGVCGAAAASLQTQRVEDVHAFPGHIACDSASNSELVVPLVKDGRLIGVLDLDSPKLSRFGVDDQAGIERLAAIFLRLTDC, encoded by the coding sequence ATGATTGATTTGCAACAGAGCGGCCAGGGCCTCGAAGGCTATGGCATGTTGGCCGCGCAACTGGAGTCGCTGCTGGCGGACGAACGCGATTTCATCGCCAACGCCGCGCAGTTTTCGGCGTTCCTGTTCAACCAGCTCGATGATCTGAACTGGGCCGGTTTTTACCTCAATCGCAATGAAGAACTGGTGCTCGGCCCGTTCCAGGGCCAGATCGCTTGCGTACGCATTCCGTTCGGTCGCGGTGTGTGTGGCGCGGCGGCGGCCAGTCTGCAGACACAACGGGTCGAAGACGTTCACGCGTTCCCCGGCCACATCGCCTGTGACAGCGCGTCGAACAGCGAACTGGTGGTGCCGCTGGTCAAGGACGGTCGTCTGATCGGTGTGCTCGACCTCGACAGCCCGAAGCTTTCACGTTTCGGTGTAGACGATCAGGCTGGTATCGAACGACTGGCAGCGATCTTCCTGCGCCTGACCGACTGCTGA
- a CDS encoding glutathione peroxidase — MSDNLLTIPCTTIKGEQKTLADFAGKAVLVVNTASKCGFTPQYKGLEELWQTYKDQGLVVLGFPCNQFGKQEPGNEGAISEFCELNYGVSFPLFKKIEVNGNGAHPLFVQLKKRAPGVLGSQGIKWNFTKFLIGKDGQLVKRFAPATKPQDLSREIEALLK, encoded by the coding sequence ATGAGCGATAACCTGCTGACCATCCCGTGCACCACCATCAAGGGTGAGCAGAAGACCCTGGCCGATTTCGCCGGCAAAGCGGTGCTGGTGGTCAACACTGCCAGCAAGTGCGGCTTCACCCCGCAATACAAGGGTCTTGAAGAGCTCTGGCAGACCTACAAGGATCAGGGGCTGGTGGTGCTGGGCTTTCCGTGCAACCAGTTCGGCAAGCAGGAGCCCGGCAACGAGGGTGCGATCAGCGAGTTCTGTGAGCTCAACTACGGCGTCAGCTTCCCGCTGTTCAAGAAGATTGAAGTAAACGGTAACGGTGCGCATCCGCTGTTCGTGCAGTTGAAGAAGCGTGCGCCGGGGGTACTGGGTTCCCAGGGCATCAAGTGGAACTTCACCAAATTCCTGATCGGCAAGGACGGCCAGTTGGTCAAGCGCTTCGCCCCGGCCACCAAGCCGCAGGATTTGAGCCGTGAGATCGAAGCCCTGCTCAAATGA
- a CDS encoding HD domain-containing phosphohydrolase, translated as MPSPLRPDQRRFPLHVHISVMFTFLLLLTGVVLGLFNYRQTTQIILSSSEKLFERIEQDVRVDLQSTYSPIRHLLSLLADNPGTQTFVLEQRLALLKPFSQSLADNPDLASLYLGYDNGDFFMVRPLRGASLKTLLKAPGAAAYQVWSIEHDANGSVRSQSLFFDQALSPVGRHDNPDDAYDPRSRGWYIGAQKQNEQITTEPYVFFSTHNVGTTLAKRSGEHAVIAADLTLDALSATLTKHVVTPATEIVLFDVDGNAVAYPDSGRLIVDDRTARLAKAADLSPSLNALLSGGHQGNRLKADGRRWIVARSSLQEGGPKGLQMALLVPEDELLVDAYRMRWQGALITLATLLLCLPLGWLISRILVKPLHALVKEADAIRSFDFNFPLTRRSPVLEVDQLSLSMARMKDTLASFFRITDSLTAETRFAPLLQRVLFETVQIAQAQVGLIYLRESDGNRMEPYGLVVDGTSQPLAAFDIQGHNLDTAQGPAWFEQLAHADNVVSNLGFEQAADLQKVLLAMDTPRVHLIGIRLHNQHNETIGLLVLLINDSGTPADLEKLRPDRIAFLQAVSGAAAVSIESQRLQARQKQLLDAFIQLLAGAIDAKSPYTGGHCQRVPELTLMLAHAAAASEAPAFSDYQPSEDEWEALHIAAWLHDCGKVTTPEYVVDKATKLETLNDRIHEIRTRFEVLKRDAWISYWQALASGGDERNLANLRDTTLAALDDDFSFVARCNLGSEAMADADLRRLEGIAQRTWTRTLDDRLGVSWEENRRQARTSAPLLPVSEKLLSDKPEHLLERADSELIPEDNPWGFKLDVPRYKYNRGELYNLSIPRGTLTREERYIINHHMVQTILMLSHLPFPGHLNNVAEIAGGHHEKMDGTGYPKRLRREEMSLPARMMAIADIFEALTAADRPYKKAKTLSEALGIMATMCREAHIDAELFGLFIREGLYLQYASRFLDPQQIDAVDPAGVLRKAGLAA; from the coding sequence ATGCCCAGCCCACTGCGTCCGGATCAACGCCGGTTTCCTCTGCACGTGCACATTAGCGTGATGTTCACCTTTCTGCTGTTGCTCACAGGAGTCGTGCTGGGGCTATTCAATTACCGCCAGACAACACAGATCATTCTGTCAAGCAGCGAGAAACTGTTCGAACGCATCGAACAGGATGTACGCGTCGACCTGCAATCGACCTATTCGCCGATCCGGCACCTGCTGAGCCTGCTCGCGGACAACCCGGGAACCCAGACCTTTGTCCTCGAACAACGCCTGGCGCTGCTCAAGCCATTCAGCCAGTCACTCGCGGACAACCCGGACCTGGCCTCATTGTATTTGGGTTACGACAACGGCGATTTTTTCATGGTGCGCCCATTGCGCGGTGCATCACTCAAAACGCTGCTGAAAGCTCCGGGCGCGGCGGCGTATCAAGTCTGGAGCATCGAACATGACGCCAATGGCAGCGTCAGATCGCAATCGCTGTTCTTTGATCAGGCGTTATCACCGGTCGGTCGACACGACAATCCGGACGATGCCTACGACCCGCGCAGCCGAGGCTGGTACATCGGCGCACAAAAACAGAACGAGCAGATCACTACCGAACCCTACGTGTTCTTTTCCACCCACAATGTCGGCACGACCCTCGCCAAGCGTAGCGGTGAGCATGCCGTGATCGCTGCCGATCTGACCCTCGACGCGCTATCGGCAACCCTGACCAAGCATGTTGTAACGCCGGCGACAGAAATCGTCCTCTTCGACGTCGATGGCAACGCCGTGGCGTATCCCGACAGCGGCCGGCTGATCGTCGATGATCGTACCGCGCGCCTGGCCAAGGCGGCCGACTTGAGCCCGAGCCTGAATGCCCTGTTGTCCGGCGGGCATCAGGGCAATCGGCTGAAGGCTGACGGACGACGCTGGATCGTCGCCCGCAGCAGTCTGCAGGAAGGCGGCCCGAAAGGTTTGCAGATGGCCTTGCTGGTACCAGAGGACGAGTTGCTGGTCGATGCCTATCGCATGCGCTGGCAAGGTGCGCTGATTACTCTCGCCACCCTGTTGCTCTGCCTGCCGCTGGGCTGGCTGATCTCGCGAATTCTGGTCAAGCCGCTGCATGCACTGGTCAAGGAAGCCGATGCCATCCGCAGCTTCGATTTCAACTTTCCCCTGACCCGTCGCTCGCCGGTGCTGGAGGTTGACCAGTTGAGCCTGTCGATGGCGCGGATGAAGGACACCCTGGCCAGCTTCTTTCGCATCACCGACAGCCTGACCGCCGAAACCCGGTTCGCCCCGCTGCTGCAACGGGTGTTGTTCGAAACGGTGCAAATTGCCCAGGCCCAGGTGGGCCTGATCTACCTGCGTGAAAGTGATGGCAACCGCATGGAGCCTTACGGGCTCGTGGTCGACGGCACTTCCCAGCCACTGGCAGCGTTCGACATTCAAGGCCACAACCTTGACACCGCGCAGGGTCCCGCCTGGTTCGAGCAACTGGCGCATGCCGACAACGTGGTGAGCAACCTCGGCTTCGAACAGGCCGCCGACCTGCAAAAGGTTCTGCTGGCCATGGACACGCCGCGCGTCCACCTGATCGGGATCCGCCTGCACAACCAACACAACGAAACAATCGGATTACTGGTGTTGCTGATCAACGACAGCGGCACCCCCGCCGACCTGGAGAAGCTGCGGCCCGACCGCATTGCGTTCCTGCAAGCGGTGTCCGGTGCGGCGGCGGTGAGTATCGAAAGCCAGCGCCTGCAAGCCCGACAGAAACAACTGCTCGATGCGTTCATTCAACTGCTCGCCGGCGCCATCGATGCCAAGAGCCCTTACACCGGCGGGCATTGCCAACGCGTGCCGGAACTGACCCTGATGCTCGCCCACGCCGCAGCGGCCAGCGAGGCCCCCGCCTTCAGCGACTACCAGCCCAGTGAGGACGAATGGGAAGCCTTGCACATCGCCGCGTGGCTGCACGACTGCGGCAAGGTCACGACGCCGGAATACGTCGTCGACAAAGCCACCAAACTGGAAACCCTGAACGATCGCATTCATGAAATCCGCACCCGGTTCGAAGTGCTCAAGCGCGATGCCTGGATCAGCTACTGGCAAGCCCTGGCGTCAGGTGGCGACGAGCGAAACCTGGCTAACCTGCGCGACACGACGCTGGCAGCTCTGGATGATGATTTCAGTTTCGTAGCACGCTGCAATCTGGGTAGTGAAGCAATGGCAGACGCCGATCTTAGGCGTCTTGAGGGCATTGCACAGCGCACCTGGACACGCACACTGGATGACCGCCTGGGCGTTTCATGGGAGGAAAACCGGCGTCAGGCACGCACATCGGCGCCCCTCCTGCCGGTCAGCGAAAAGTTACTGTCCGACAAGCCCGAACACCTGCTCGAACGCGCCGACAGCGAACTGATTCCGGAGGACAACCCGTGGGGGTTCAAACTCGACGTCCCGCGCTACAAATACAACCGCGGCGAGCTGTACAACCTGAGCATTCCTCGCGGCACCCTGACCCGAGAGGAGCGTTACATCATCAACCATCACATGGTGCAGACGATTCTGATGCTCAGCCATCTGCCCTTCCCCGGGCATCTGAACAACGTGGCGGAAATCGCCGGCGGCCATCACGAAAAAATGGACGGCACCGGTTACCCGAAACGCTTGAGACGTGAAGAAATGAGCCTGCCGGCACGGATGATGGCGATTGCCGACATCTTCGAAGCGCTGACCGCCGCCGACCGCCCGTACAAAAAGGCCAAGACCCTCAGCGAAGCGCTGGGGATCATGGCCACCATGTGCCGCGAGGCGCACATCGATGCCGAACTGTTCGGCCTGTTCATTCGCGAAGGCCTTTATCTGCAGTACGCCAGTCGTTTCCTCGATCCGCAACAGATCGATGCGGTCGACCCTGCCGGCGTGCTGCGCAAGGCGGGGCTTGCGGCGTGA
- the htpX gene encoding protease HtpX, translating to MMRILLFLATNLAVVLIASITLSLFGFNGFMAANGVDLNLSQLLVFCAVFGFAGSLFSLFISKWMAKMSTSTQIITQPRTRHEQWLLQTVEQLSREAGIKMPEVGIFPAYEANAFATGWNKNDALVAVSQGLLERFKEDEVRAVLAHEIGHVANGDMVTLALIQGVVNTFVMFFARIIGNFVDKVIFKNEEGQGIAYYIATIFAELVLGILASAIVMWFSRKREFRADDAGARLAGTGAMINALQRLRAEQGLPVHMPDTLNAFGINGGIKQGFARMFMSHPPLEERIDALRRRG from the coding sequence ATGATGCGCATCCTGCTGTTTTTGGCCACTAACCTGGCGGTCGTGCTGATAGCCAGCATCACCCTGAGCCTGTTCGGCTTCAACGGGTTCATGGCGGCCAACGGGGTTGACCTCAACCTCAGTCAGCTGCTGGTTTTCTGTGCGGTCTTTGGTTTCGCCGGTTCGCTGTTCTCGCTGTTCATCTCCAAATGGATGGCGAAGATGAGCACCAGTACGCAAATCATCACTCAACCGCGCACCCGCCACGAACAATGGCTGCTGCAAACCGTCGAGCAACTGTCCCGCGAAGCCGGGATCAAGATGCCCGAAGTCGGGATTTTCCCGGCCTACGAAGCGAACGCCTTCGCCACCGGCTGGAACAAGAACGACGCGCTGGTCGCCGTGAGTCAGGGCTTGCTCGAGCGGTTCAAGGAAGACGAAGTGAGGGCCGTTCTGGCCCACGAGATCGGCCACGTGGCCAACGGTGACATGGTCACCCTGGCACTGATCCAGGGCGTGGTGAACACCTTCGTGATGTTCTTCGCGCGGATCATCGGAAACTTCGTGGACAAGGTGATCTTCAAGAACGAGGAAGGCCAGGGCATCGCGTACTACATCGCGACCATCTTCGCCGAACTGGTTCTGGGCATTCTGGCCAGCGCAATCGTGATGTGGTTCTCGCGCAAACGGGAATTCCGTGCCGACGACGCCGGCGCTCGCCTGGCCGGTACCGGCGCGATGATCAACGCCCTGCAACGCCTGCGTGCTGAACAGGGCCTGCCGGTGCACATGCCCGACACCCTGAACGCATTTGGTATCAACGGTGGCATCAAACAAGGGTTCGCACGCATGTTCATGAGCCACCCGCCGCTGGAAGAGCGTATTGACGCCCTGCGTCGTCGCGGCTGA
- a CDS encoding ATP-binding protein: MDSRLNAFLERAESVLARIEPLLPAPRPVIDWGTCLAARWQRDGRSGYLLPLEVSLDMRLSDLIGVDRQLEQLGRNTQQFLDGMPANHALLWGSRGTGKSSLVRALLAEHAKAGLRLIEIERDHLADLPRVVEQIAKLPQRFVLFCDDLSFESGEGDYRVLKSVLDGSLEQAPDNVLLYATSNRRHLVPEKESDNENWKRVDGELHPSEAVEDKIALSDRFGLWLSFYPFTQEHFLNVVEHWIGQLAAKAGLSWQRDEQLDILAVRWATGRGNRNGRCAYQFARYWVGLKLLEHKA; encoded by the coding sequence GTGGATTCCCGATTGAATGCTTTTCTTGAGCGCGCCGAATCGGTTCTGGCGCGGATCGAACCGCTGCTGCCGGCGCCACGCCCGGTCATCGACTGGGGCACTTGCCTGGCCGCACGCTGGCAGCGTGACGGTCGCAGCGGCTATCTGCTGCCGCTGGAAGTCAGCCTAGACATGCGTCTGTCGGACTTGATCGGTGTTGATCGGCAACTGGAGCAATTGGGCCGAAATACCCAACAGTTTCTCGACGGCATGCCGGCCAACCATGCGCTGCTCTGGGGTTCGCGCGGTACCGGTAAATCCTCACTGGTGCGGGCGCTGCTGGCCGAACACGCCAAGGCTGGTCTGCGCCTGATCGAGATCGAGCGCGATCACCTGGCGGATCTGCCGCGGGTGGTGGAGCAGATTGCCAAACTGCCGCAACGATTCGTCCTGTTCTGCGATGACCTGTCGTTCGAATCCGGCGAAGGTGATTACCGCGTGCTGAAAAGCGTGCTGGATGGCTCGCTGGAGCAGGCGCCGGACAACGTGTTGCTGTACGCCACCTCCAACCGTCGCCATCTGGTGCCGGAAAAGGAAAGCGACAACGAAAACTGGAAGCGCGTCGATGGCGAACTGCATCCCAGCGAAGCGGTAGAAGACAAGATCGCGCTGTCGGATCGCTTCGGCTTGTGGCTGTCGTTCTATCCGTTTACCCAGGAACACTTTCTCAATGTCGTCGAGCACTGGATCGGCCAGTTGGCCGCCAAGGCCGGCCTGAGCTGGCAACGTGACGAACAACTGGACATTCTTGCCGTGCGCTGGGCGACCGGCCGTGGCAACCGCAACGGACGTTGCGCGTACCAATTCGCCCGTTACTGGGTGGGACTGAAATTGCTGGAGCACAAGGCATGA
- a CDS encoding response regulator, protein MDIKFTHRLSYKQARLTVLVGFILGTLLSLLQIGIDYASEDASINREILSLLEISHNPASRIAYNIDAELAQELTLGLLRSPAIISAQLTDNNQTVLASVKRPELQSGYRLISDFLFGAKREFEDRLYLDHLPNESLGTLSLEVDTYAFGSRFLRRAEVTLLNGFARSLILTGILLALFYVMLTKPLVRVIRELSGRDPRSAEPTTLECPSGHANDEIGVLVKVANQQFENIATEIQQRRTAENRLTDYLAQLEDIVSARTAELKAINARLSQSNEELEVARSTALDMAEARSAFLANMSHEIRTPLNGLLGMIALSLDGPLNGEQQQQLSIAHDSGKVLVELLNDILDLSKFDAGQLELEQIPFDLGSLIEDTANLLSQNAAPSVELTCLIDPHFPALVLGDPTRVRQIVSNLLSNALKFTRFGRVDVRLSTWKDGVRIEVCDTGIGIAQEAQVKIFQPFTQAGAGITRQYGGTGLGLALTYNLCEAMEGRLTISSEVGFGSQFCAELPLPCHTRAVIPAQLHGSVLAITTAASGLSELLSSLLPVWGLSYEQRTIEASLLGPSPDIIITDCPECLFGLRPTMTAPILLVTAYGSFLPGEEAAALAPLQQQARPLARNALYQNLRRTLQPDITTIDRGRLESVPSQRRGRVLLVEDNPVNQLVAKGMLGKLGCEVVVAAHGAEALDQLEYHEFDLVLMDCNMPVMDGYEASRQIRQSGRWPHLPIVALTANAMSEERERCRAAGMSDYLAKPFRREELAALLDQWIPTTTTL, encoded by the coding sequence ATGGATATCAAATTCACCCACCGGCTGTCGTACAAACAGGCCCGGCTTACCGTGCTGGTCGGGTTCATTCTGGGCACGCTGCTCAGCCTGCTGCAAATCGGCATCGATTATGCCAGTGAAGACGCGTCCATCAACCGTGAAATCCTGTCTTTGCTGGAAATCAGCCATAACCCGGCCTCGCGTATCGCCTATAACATCGATGCCGAGCTGGCCCAGGAACTCACGCTGGGCCTGCTGCGCTCGCCGGCCATCATTTCCGCACAACTGACCGACAACAATCAGACGGTACTGGCCAGCGTGAAGCGCCCGGAGCTGCAAAGCGGCTATCGGTTGATCAGCGACTTCCTGTTCGGCGCCAAACGCGAGTTCGAAGATCGGCTCTATCTCGACCACTTGCCCAACGAATCCCTCGGTACCCTGAGCCTGGAAGTCGACACCTATGCCTTCGGCAGCCGCTTCCTGCGTCGGGCCGAAGTCACGCTGCTCAATGGTTTTGCCCGCAGCCTGATTCTGACCGGCATCCTGCTGGCACTGTTCTACGTGATGCTGACCAAGCCGCTGGTGCGGGTGATCCGTGAACTCAGCGGGCGCGATCCGCGCAGTGCCGAACCGACCACTCTTGAATGTCCGAGTGGCCACGCCAACGACGAGATCGGCGTGCTGGTGAAGGTCGCCAACCAGCAGTTCGAGAACATCGCCACGGAAATCCAGCAACGGCGCACCGCGGAAAACCGCCTCACCGACTACCTCGCCCAACTCGAAGATATCGTGTCGGCGCGCACCGCCGAACTCAAAGCGATCAACGCCCGCCTCAGCCAGTCCAACGAAGAACTGGAGGTCGCTCGCAGCACTGCACTGGACATGGCCGAAGCGCGCTCAGCGTTCCTTGCCAACATGAGCCACGAGATCCGCACCCCGCTCAACGGCCTGCTGGGCATGATCGCGCTGTCCCTCGACGGCCCGCTCAATGGCGAACAACAGCAACAACTGTCCATTGCCCACGACTCGGGCAAAGTGCTGGTGGAGTTGCTCAACGATATTCTCGACCTGTCGAAATTCGATGCCGGGCAACTGGAGCTGGAACAGATCCCGTTCGACCTCGGCTCGCTGATCGAAGACACCGCCAACCTGCTTTCGCAGAATGCGGCACCGAGTGTCGAGCTGACGTGCCTGATCGATCCGCACTTTCCGGCGCTGGTGCTCGGCGACCCGACACGGGTCAGGCAGATCGTCAGTAACCTGCTGTCCAACGCCCTGAAGTTCACCCGTTTTGGTCGGGTCGATGTGCGTTTGTCGACCTGGAAGGATGGCGTGCGCATCGAGGTATGCGATACCGGCATCGGCATTGCCCAGGAGGCCCAGGTCAAGATTTTCCAGCCGTTCACGCAGGCCGGGGCCGGTATTACCCGCCAGTACGGCGGCACCGGACTGGGCCTGGCGCTGACCTACAACCTGTGCGAAGCCATGGAGGGGCGACTGACGATCAGCTCCGAAGTCGGTTTCGGCAGCCAGTTCTGTGCCGAACTGCCACTGCCCTGCCACACCCGCGCGGTCATTCCGGCACAACTGCATGGCAGCGTGCTTGCCATCACCACGGCGGCCAGCGGCCTGTCAGAGCTGCTGAGCAGTCTGTTGCCGGTCTGGGGCCTGTCGTACGAACAGCGCACGATTGAAGCGTCACTGCTCGGCCCGTCACCGGACATCATCATCACGGATTGCCCCGAATGCCTGTTCGGCCTGCGGCCGACCATGACCGCACCGATTCTGCTGGTGACGGCTTACGGCAGTTTTCTGCCGGGCGAAGAAGCCGCCGCCCTCGCCCCGCTGCAACAGCAGGCTCGCCCCCTGGCTCGCAATGCGCTGTATCAGAATCTGCGCAGAACCCTGCAACCGGACATCACCACCATCGACCGCGGGCGGCTTGAAAGCGTGCCGTCACAGCGTCGCGGGCGAGTGTTGCTGGTGGAAGACAACCCGGTCAACCAACTGGTGGCCAAGGGCATGCTGGGTAAACTCGGTTGCGAAGTGGTGGTGGCGGCCCATGGCGCAGAAGCGCTGGATCAACTGGAATACCACGAGTTCGATCTGGTGCTGATGGACTGCAACATGCCGGTGATGGATGGCTACGAAGCGAGCCGGCAAATCCGTCAGAGCGGCCGCTGGCCGCACCTGCCGATCGTGGCGTTGACGGCCAACGCCATGTCTGAAGAACGCGAACGCTGCCGGGCTGCTGGTATGAGTGACTATCTGGCCAAACCATTTCGTCGCGAAGAACTGGCCGCACTGCTGGATCAGTGGATACCGACTACGACAACGCTTTGA
- the msrB gene encoding peptide-methionine (R)-S-oxide reductase MsrB, whose protein sequence is MEKIEKTLEEWRAMLDPEQYNVCRLSATERPFSGKYNATKTDGVYHCVCCNEPLFDSKTKFDSGCGWPSFYAPIGESAMTEIRDTSHGMIRTEVKCARCDAHLGHVFPDGPPPTGLRYCINSVCLDLVPRE, encoded by the coding sequence ATGGAAAAGATAGAAAAGACCCTGGAGGAATGGCGCGCGATGCTCGACCCTGAGCAATACAACGTGTGTCGTCTCAGTGCCACCGAGCGACCGTTCTCGGGTAAATACAACGCCACCAAGACCGACGGTGTCTATCACTGCGTCTGCTGCAACGAGCCGCTATTCGATTCCAAGACCAAATTCGACTCCGGTTGCGGCTGGCCTAGCTTCTACGCGCCGATCGGCGAGAGCGCCATGACCGAAATCCGCGACACCAGTCACGGCATGATCCGCACCGAAGTGAAATGCGCCCGCTGCGACGCTCACCTCGGCCACGTATTCCCCGATGGCCCGCCGCCGACCGGCCTGCGTTACTGCATCAACTCGGTGTGCCTGGACCTGGTGCCGCGCGAATAG